CAGCCATGCCGTCCTGGCGCCACGCCTGACCAAGCAGGACCTCAAGGGCCGCGCCCTGATGATTCACGCGGGCGGCGACAACTTTTCCGATACGCCGAAGAAGCTGGGTGGTGGTGGCAGCCGGGTGGCCTGCGGCGTCATCAGCTAAGCCAGCATGTCTGCAGCAACCGCCTTTTGGCTGGTCGCGCTACCCACACTGGCTGCGCTGGCCGCGGTTGGAGCCCTGCTGGCCATCAAGGTTCGACGCCGCCGCGATGCGGCGTCGGACCCGCAGCCCAGCGATGTCGTGCCGGCCAAACCCATGAGCCAGACACAGGCCCATCGCCTGCTCCGACGCTACATCTGGGCGGTGGCCACCGTCGTCGCCCTACTGGGCCTGTTACTGCTCGGACTGGCCGCAGGCTAGGCGCACTCTCGATGTGGTGGGCCTGCCTGCTTCATCCAGACACCCGGTCTGCTCGAATCAACATGCAGGCGGCCAGCTGCGATAAATTGGTGACATCTGGCCGGTCTGCCTCAATACAAGACATCGAGAAGCCACCATGGATGACACCGTCAACACCCGACGCGCTGCAGTACAGGACTATTACGGTCAGGTGCTTCAGGGCTCCGACGACCTGAAAACCAACGCCTGCTGCACCACCGTCAGCCACCCCCGCCATGTCCGTGAGGCCTTGAGCCAGGTCCACGATGAAGTGCTGATGAAGTACTACGGCTGCGGACTGGCCATTCCCGATCAGCTCGACGGCATGCGCGTGCTGGACCTGGGCTCGGGCTCCGGTCGCGACGCCTATGTGGTCGCCCGCCTGGTCGGCGATCAGGGTTCAGTGGTCGGTATCGACATGACCCCCGAGCAGCTGGCCGTCGCCCGCCGTCACGAGGCCTACCACGCCGAGCAATGGGGTTACGCCCAGCCCAACACGCAGTTTCTCGAAGGCGACATCGAACGGCTGGATGCCGTCGGCCTGGCCGATGCCGACTTCGACATCATCATCTCCAACTGCGTCATCAACCTCGCCATGGACAAGGCCGCGGTGTTGCGGGAAGCACATCGCGTGCTCAAACCCGGTGGTGAGCTGTACTTCAGCGACATCTACGCCGACCGGCGCATTCCGGACACCCTGGTCAACGACCCGGTGCTCTACGGTGAGTGCCTCTCCGGAGCCTTGTACTGGAACGATTTCCATCATCTGGCCAAGCGCAATGGCTTTGACGATCCGCGCATCGTGCATTCCGAGCCTCTGGAGATACTCAACGAAGCCGTGAGCGAGAAGCTGGGCGATATTCGCTTCTGGTCGGTGACCTACCGCCTGTTCAAACTCGAGGGACTGGAACCGGCCTGCGAGGACTACGGTCAGGCGGTGAAGTATCTGGGCAGCATCGAACACTGCGCTGCGGCGTTTGACCTCGATGCGCATCACCACTTCCCAACGGGCAAGATCATGCCCGTGTGCGGTAACACCTGGCGCATGTTGGCCGACACCCGTTTTGCCGAACATTTCGAGTTCATCGGTGATTTCTCCACGCACTACGGCATCTTCCCGGACTGCGGCACCGATGTGCCCTATGCCTCGCAGACGGACGCCTCCGGCGCCGCGGCCTGCTGCTAATGGACGGTGGCACGGAACACCCGCTGAAGTTCAGCGATCCACTGCGCACGGCCAAGGGCGAAACCCGCGCCTGGGTCGATCCCATCGCCCTGAGGACGCTCTGGTTTAACACCGGCACGCTGTGCAACCTGGCCTGCGTCAATTGCTACATCGAATCCACACCCAGCAATGACGCGCTGGTCTATCTGACGGCTGCGGAGGTGGCCGGCTACCTGGACGAGATTGAGCGCGAGCAGCTCGGCACCGAAGAAATCGGCTTCACCGGCGGCGAGCCATTCATGAACCCGGACTTTATGCCCATGCTGGAAGACACGCTGGCCCGAGGTTTTCGCGCCCTGGTGCTGACCAACGCCATGCGCCCCATGGAAAAGCGTGCCGAGACCCTGCTGGAACTGCAGCAGCGCTACGGTGACCAGCTTGAAGTTCGCGTGTCTGTCGACCATTACGCGCAGCCACAACACGAAACCGAGCGCGGCCCGCGCAGCTGGGCACCCATGCTCAAAGGGCTGCGATGGTTGTCGTCCCAGGGCTTCAACCTGTCCGCAGCGGGCCGCACCTGTTGGGGAGAAGATGACGCTGCCATGCGCGAAGGATTTCGGCAGCTGTTCGCCGACGAGAACATCCACATCAATGTGGACGACCCGCATCATCTAATCCTGTTCCCGGAAATGGATGAACAGGCTGAAGTACCGGAGATCACCACGGCCTGCTGGGGCATTCTCAATGTCAGCCCGGATGACATGATGTGCGCCACCTCGCGCATGGTCATCCACCGCAAGGGTGAACCGCATCCCGTGGTCGCCGCCTGCACCTTGCTGCCGTATGACGCTGGCTTCGAGCTGGGCCGCAGCCTCAAACAGTCGCTGCGACCCGTCCGCCTCAATCACCCCCATTGCGCGAAGTTCTGTGTGCTGGGTGGAGGCGCCTGCTCGGCCACCTAGCCCATGCTCAGCATCATTCTGCCGACCAGCGAGGAAATGGCGCTGGGCTGGCTGCCGGACACGCTGCAACAGCTCATGTCGGCTCCGCACATCGAATGCATCGTGGTCGACAACAACAGCCGTGACGGGACAGCCGACTGTGCCCGCGACGCCGGTTGCCGACTCATCAACTGTCCGGACAGCAGTCGGGCACAACGGCTCAATGTCGGCATCGAGGCCGCCCGCTATGAGCGCGTGCTATTACACCACCCGCGCAGCCGCCTCGAGCCGACGGCCATACCCGCCCTGCTGGCGCTGGACCGCTCGATCCCGTGGGGGGGCTTTACCCATGCCTTCGATCACGCGCACCCGCTGTTGGACTGGACCTCGTATTACTCCAACCGGATCCGCATGGACCGCAGCGGCATCGTGTATCTGGACCATTGCATCTTCTTTTATCGCAGCCTGTTGGCTGCGCCGGCCGTGCCCGAACGCTACATCTTCGAAGACACGGCGCTGTCGCTGCGGCTACGCCGCCTCGGGCCACCGCGGCGATTGGCTCCGCGCGCGATCACTTCGTCGATTCGATACGCGCGCAATGGCGTCTGGCGCCAGGCCACGATGAACCAGGTCATGAAGCTTGGCTACGCGGCCCGGATGCCCGATCCGTGGCTTAATCGCATCTATGAACGGGGGCTGGGCCTAAATGGGGCGACCCGGCCGAACCGCCCGCAGTAAGCCGACGCGGTTGCCGCGCGCCGCTGCACTATCCACAACCTTCGACGCCCTGCTGGAGACGACTTCGTGCGCTGGATTGCCCTCTTTGCCTTGCTGATCGCATTGGCCGCTGGCCTGGCCTGGTATGGCCTGCAGGCGCGTTGGTTCACCGACCCCGTCTGGCCGTATCTACATATCGCCAAGTCCGCTGCGCTGGTGGCTGTCGCCGCCCTGGTCACCGGCCTGCTCGGGCGACTGGCTGCCGGCATCGCCTGCGGACAGCTGGGCTGGCAACGGCGACTGCGTGAACGGGCGGGCGCCGAGCCGGACGAACCGCTACGTGAAGTGACCTGGGCCCATTGGGCGCTGGTTAGCATTATCTGGATCGCCATTCCCCTGGCCCTGCTCGACCAATGGGGACTGGGCGCGGTCAGCGAGCAGGCCATCGAGCGCTTGCTGAACTCCGGTATCCGCATCGGGGACATCCACCTCGTCCCCGGCCAGATGTTGCTGGGCGCTGTCGTGTTCTTTGCCCTGGTCACCCTGTTCCGCTGGCTCGCCCATCGGCTCGAGACGACCTGGCTCGCCCGCACCCCGCTGGATGCCTCGCTGCGCGAATCGGTCGCCACCCTGTTTGGCTACGCTGCCTTCGTGATCGCTGTGCTTGTTGGCCTGGCGATCGGCGGCGTCGACCTGACCAAGTTCGCGATCATCGCTGGCGCGCTGGGCGTCGGCATCGGCTTTGGCCTGCAGAACATCGTCAACAATTTCGTCTCGGGTCTGATTCTGCTCTTCGAGCGACCGATCCGCACAGGCGACTTTATCGAGGTCAACGGCACCGAAGGCTATGTCCGCAAGGTGCGGATTCGCGCAACCGAAATCGAAACGCTCAACCGGCAGCACGTCATCGTGCCCAACTCCGACCTGCTGTCGAACCACGTGACCAACTGGATGCTCCGGGATACCTATGGCCGGATTACGGTGGGTGTCGGCGTGGCCTATGGCAGCGACACCACGCTGGTGCAGCGCCTGCTGCTTCAGGCCGCCGAGGATCACCCCCTGGTGCTAGGCGGTGACCAGAACCTGGCACCCAAACCGCTGGTCTGGTTTTCGAACTTCGGCGACTCATCCCTGGACTTCGAACTCAAGTGCCATGTCCGCGATGTCACCAAACGCTATCTCATCGCCAGTGAACTGCGCTTTGCCATCGACCAGGCATTCCGGGCGCACGGGGTCACCATTCCGTTTCCCCAGCGCGACCTGTGGTTCAAGAACCCACCGGGCGCGGAGCCCGCGTCCACACCGGACTAACGGCCTCCGCGCCACCGGCAGATCGGACCCGGCGCTATCCGACCCAGCGGCGGGCGTTGCGGAACATCCGCATCCACGGGCCATACTCGCCCCAGGCCGGGTCGCGCCAGGAATTGCTGAGACTGCGAATCACCCGCTCGGGGTGCGGCATCATGATCAGGGCGCGGCCGTTGGCCGCGGTCACACCGGCAATCCCGGCAGGCGAACCGTTGGGGTTGGCGGGATAGGTTTCGGTCACCCCGCCCCGGTTGTCCACGTACTGCAACGCGATGCCGCCGCTGGCCGTCAGCTGCGCCTGGGCATCGGTCGATGCGAACAAGGCCCGTCCCTCGCCATGCGAAACCGCCACCGGCATGCGCGAACCCTGCATGCCTTCAAGGAATAGCGAATCGCTGGATTCGGGAATCTGCACCATCGCTACCCGCCCTTCGAACTGCTCCGAGGCGTTCCGGACAAAATGCGGCCACTGTTCGGCCCCCGGGATGAGATCACGCAGCTCCGCCATCATCTGACAGCCGTTGCAAATGCCCAGCAGGAATCGATCATCGCGCTCCGCAAACTGGCGGAACCGCTCGGCCAAGGTGGCGTGGAAGCGGATCGACCCGGCCCAGCCACGACCTGCACCCAGCACGTCACCGTAGGAGAACCCACCCGGCGCCACCAATCCGGCAAAACCATCCAGATGCTGGCCGCGATCGAGTAGATCCGACATATGCACATCCACCGCTTCAAAGCCGGCGGCATGGAACGCAAAGGCCATCTCGCGGGCGCTGTTCACGCCCTGCTCGCGCAGCACAGCCACGCGAGGCCGCGACAGATTCAGGTAGGGCGCGGCGACATCGTCATCGACGTCGAAACTGAGCTTGGCATGCAAACCCGGGTCGGCATCATCCAGCAGCGCCGCGTACTCGCTGTCCGCGCCCGCCGGATTGTCGCGCAGACGCTGCATCTGCCAGCTGGTCTCGGCCCAGGCCTGTTGCAGCGTGCTCCGGGTGGCCTCGAACAGCGACTGCTCGCCGTCACGCAGACGGATCAGGCCGTCATCAGTGGCCCGGCCCAGCGCGGTCACCGTCGCACCCGCCTGGGTAAACGCCTGCTCAACCGAGGCGCGATCGTCTGCAGCCACCTCGATCACAGCGCCTAGTTCCTCATTGAACAGCATCGGCACCGCCGGCTGGCCCGCCAGATCAATGTCCAGACCGCAACGGCTGGCGAAAGCCATCTCCAGCAGCGTGGCCAGCAGTCCACCATCCGAACGGTCGTGATAGGCCAGCAACCGCCCGGCCTGACGCTGCGCGATCAGCGTGTCGACAAAGGCCTTGAAGCCCGCGGGATCATCCAGATCTGGCGGTACATCCCCGATCTGACCGTAGACCTGGGTCAGGGCGCTGGCCCCTAGCCGCATGCCGGCACCCGCCGGCGTGACGAGCAACAGCCCGGTGTCACGCCGCCCGGACAATACGGGCGTGAGCGTCTGACGCACATCCTCGACCGCAGAAAAAGCCGTGACGATCAGAGACATCGGCGCACTCATCTGACGCGCCTGGCCGTCTGACTGCCACCGCGTGCGCATGGACAGCGAATCCTTGCCCACGGGAATGGCCACACCCAGCGCCGGACAGAGCTCGGCGCCGACGGCGCGGACCGCATCGTACAAGCGCGCATCCTCGCCGGGCTCGCCGCAGGCAGCCATCCAGTTGGCGGACAGGCGAATCCGATCCAGCCTTGGCACATCGGCGGCCAGAAGATTGGTGATGGCCTCCCCCACCGCCATGCGCGCAGAGGCCGCGGCATTGAGCAGCGCGACGGGGGTGCGCTCGCCCATGGCCATGGCTTCGCCCACATGGCCGGTGTAGCCCCCGGCGGTCACGGCGCAGTCAGCCACCGGCGTCTGCCAGGGCCCCACCATCTGGTCACGCGCGACCAGCCCGGTGATGCAGCGATCGCCGATCGTGATCAGAAATTGCTTGGAGCCAACACCAGGCAAACGCAGCACGCGGTCGATGGCATCGGCCAATTCGACCTGTTCGCCACGCCAACCGTCGCCGGGCGAGGCCAGCCGGGTGACGTCCCGATGCATTTTGGGTGTCTTGCCCAGCAGAACCGGCATGGGCATATCCACCGCATGCCCACCCGCATGATCGAGCACTTCAAGCTGCGGACGGGCCTTGGCCTCGCCCACCACGGCAAACGGACAACGCTCGCGTTCGGCAATGGCCGCGAAACCCGCCAGAGACTCGCCGGCAATCGCCAACACATAGCGTTCCTGCGACTCGTTGCTCCAGATTTCCATCGGCGACAACGAGGGGTCGGCCGAATGGACATCGCTGAGCCGGATCAGACCACCGCGG
This Abyssibacter profundi DNA region includes the following protein-coding sequences:
- a CDS encoding glycosyltransferase encodes the protein MLSIILPTSEEMALGWLPDTLQQLMSAPHIECIVVDNNSRDGTADCARDAGCRLINCPDSSRAQRLNVGIEAARYERVLLHHPRSRLEPTAIPALLALDRSIPWGGFTHAFDHAHPLLDWTSYYSNRIRMDRSGIVYLDHCIFFYRSLLAAPAVPERYIFEDTALSLRLRRLGPPRRLAPRAITSSIRYARNGVWRQATMNQVMKLGYAARMPDPWLNRIYERGLGLNGATRPNRPQ
- the purL gene encoding phosphoribosylformylglycinamidine synthase, translated to MTTRMLLGQAALSDFRLERLNAALEEAGSAARVQDSAWVYLVDAGEAVDWSVLEQLLPGVTTQAPEGDEPCYVLPRAGTLSPWSSKATDIARVCGLDVRRLERGRLLMLTAAPDAAALPRLHDRMTEQTRSVLDNLDDVFATPARRPLRHIPLGDDALASLRAADAELGLALSEDELAYLADFYREAGRPPTDAELMMFAQINSEHCRHKIFNARFTIDGEPQDQSLFDMIRASYAASPGGILSAYKDNAAVLEAVPSGQFRVGGDPAYVLSEEPSHISIKVETHNHPTAISPDPGAATGAGGEIRDEAATGRGGYTKAGLCGFSVSNLKLPGLPRPWEVDVGKPGHMASALQIMLEGPIGAASYNNEFGRPNLTGYFRSFEQTVNGELRGYHKPIMIAGGLGSVRDGHVEKLPVPVDAKLIVLGGPAMLIGLGGGAASSVGAGEGQESLDFASVQRANPEMQRRAQEVIDRCCAQGESNPILSIHDVGAGGISNALPEIIDEDGRGGLIRLSDVHSADPSLSPMEIWSNESQERYVLAIAGESLAGFAAIAERERCPFAVVGEAKARPQLEVLDHAGGHAVDMPMPVLLGKTPKMHRDVTRLASPGDGWRGEQVELADAIDRVLRLPGVGSKQFLITIGDRCITGLVARDQMVGPWQTPVADCAVTAGGYTGHVGEAMAMGERTPVALLNAAASARMAVGEAITNLLAADVPRLDRIRLSANWMAACGEPGEDARLYDAVRAVGAELCPALGVAIPVGKDSLSMRTRWQSDGQARQMSAPMSLIVTAFSAVEDVRQTLTPVLSGRRDTGLLLVTPAGAGMRLGASALTQVYGQIGDVPPDLDDPAGFKAFVDTLIAQRQAGRLLAYHDRSDGGLLATLLEMAFASRCGLDIDLAGQPAVPMLFNEELGAVIEVAADDRASVEQAFTQAGATVTALGRATDDGLIRLRDGEQSLFEATRSTLQQAWAETSWQMQRLRDNPAGADSEYAALLDDADPGLHAKLSFDVDDDVAAPYLNLSRPRVAVLREQGVNSAREMAFAFHAAGFEAVDVHMSDLLDRGQHLDGFAGLVAPGGFSYGDVLGAGRGWAGSIRFHATLAERFRQFAERDDRFLLGICNGCQMMAELRDLIPGAEQWPHFVRNASEQFEGRVAMVQIPESSDSLFLEGMQGSRMPVAVSHGEGRALFASTDAQAQLTASGGIALQYVDNRGGVTETYPANPNGSPAGIAGVTAANGRALIMMPHPERVIRSLSNSWRDPAWGEYGPWMRMFRNARRWVG
- a CDS encoding radical SAM protein, which translates into the protein MDGGTEHPLKFSDPLRTAKGETRAWVDPIALRTLWFNTGTLCNLACVNCYIESTPSNDALVYLTAAEVAGYLDEIEREQLGTEEIGFTGGEPFMNPDFMPMLEDTLARGFRALVLTNAMRPMEKRAETLLELQQRYGDQLEVRVSVDHYAQPQHETERGPRSWAPMLKGLRWLSSQGFNLSAAGRTCWGEDDAAMREGFRQLFADENIHINVDDPHHLILFPEMDEQAEVPEITTACWGILNVSPDDMMCATSRMVIHRKGEPHPVVAACTLLPYDAGFELGRSLKQSLRPVRLNHPHCAKFCVLGGGACSAT
- a CDS encoding methyltransferase domain-containing protein, whose translation is MDDTVNTRRAAVQDYYGQVLQGSDDLKTNACCTTVSHPRHVREALSQVHDEVLMKYYGCGLAIPDQLDGMRVLDLGSGSGRDAYVVARLVGDQGSVVGIDMTPEQLAVARRHEAYHAEQWGYAQPNTQFLEGDIERLDAVGLADADFDIIISNCVINLAMDKAAVLREAHRVLKPGGELYFSDIYADRRIPDTLVNDPVLYGECLSGALYWNDFHHLAKRNGFDDPRIVHSEPLEILNEAVSEKLGDIRFWSVTYRLFKLEGLEPACEDYGQAVKYLGSIEHCAAAFDLDAHHHFPTGKIMPVCGNTWRMLADTRFAEHFEFIGDFSTHYGIFPDCGTDVPYASQTDASGAAACC
- a CDS encoding mechanosensitive ion channel family protein; protein product: MRWIALFALLIALAAGLAWYGLQARWFTDPVWPYLHIAKSAALVAVAALVTGLLGRLAAGIACGQLGWQRRLRERAGAEPDEPLREVTWAHWALVSIIWIAIPLALLDQWGLGAVSEQAIERLLNSGIRIGDIHLVPGQMLLGAVVFFALVTLFRWLAHRLETTWLARTPLDASLRESVATLFGYAAFVIAVLVGLAIGGVDLTKFAIIAGALGVGIGFGLQNIVNNFVSGLILLFERPIRTGDFIEVNGTEGYVRKVRIRATEIETLNRQHVIVPNSDLLSNHVTNWMLRDTYGRITVGVGVAYGSDTTLVQRLLLQAAEDHPLVLGGDQNLAPKPLVWFSNFGDSSLDFELKCHVRDVTKRYLIASELRFAIDQAFRAHGVTIPFPQRDLWFKNPPGAEPASTPD